DNA from bacterium:
CTCGACGACTACATCGGCGGTTGGCGGGCCGCCTGGGGCGGCGCCGAGGAGTACGCCAGCGAGCACTTCAGCTTCCGCGACGTACGCGTCAAGCCGGCCCCGGCGGGACAGGTGCCCATCTGGATCGGGGGATCGTCGCCGGGCGCGCTGCGCCGCGCCGCTCGCTGCGAGGGCTGGATGGGCACGTGGGCGCCGCTGGAGGTCTTCACCGAGCGCCTCAGCGAGCTGCGGGCGCACGAGCAGGGTGCTGCCGGCGGCCGCCCGACCGTCGCCTCCATCCACATGGAGGTGCGCATCGGGTCGCCGCTGGACGGCGGTGGGCGCTGGAGCGAGGTGGGCGACGGCTACGGCGACCGGCCGGTGGCCACCGGTTCGATCCCCGAACTGGCCGAACTGCTGGCCGGCTACATCGAGGCGGGCCTGCAGCACGTGCTGTTCGTGCCGCTGGCGCGCAGCGAGACCGAATGGGCCGCGCACGTCGAAGCCCTCGTCGAGTTGAAGTCGCTGCTGGGCGCCGGGGATGATTCGGACGCTTGCGAACCGAGGAGGTAGGTCAATGGTCGATCTGACAGCGCCGTTCCATGTCGGTGTCGCCGTCTCGAATCTCACCGAGGCCATGGAGTTCTACTCCGCCGGTACGGGGCTCACATGGCACAGCCCGCAGTCGCTGGACGTCGAGCACCTCGTCGAGGGCAGGGTCGTCGAGACGAGCGTGCGCTTCACGTACTCCGTGCAGGGCCCGGTGCAGGTGGAGCTCGTGGAGGGGCCGATCGGCTCGTTCTGGGATCCCGGCACCGACGCGGGCACGTACCACATGGGCTACTGGACTGAGGATCTGCGGGGAGATCTCGGCACGCTCACCGGCGCCGGGTGGACCGTCCGCTTCACCGGTGCCGGCCCCGACGGCGGTCCCGCCGGCTTCGCCTACCTCATCGGTCCGGACCGCCAGCAGATCGAACTGGTGGACGTGATCGTGAAGGCCGCCTTCGACAACTGGTACGCCGACGGCGACTTCACCCTGTAGCGATCCCGCCGCCGTCGGCATCCCCGGCCTCGCATCGTCATTCCGGCGGAGGCCGGAATCCAGTGGGTAATGATCAGGCGGTCGTGAGGAGGTCGGCAACCTCGTCGGCGACTGCTGCGGCGTACTTACGGAGGTCGTCGTCGCCCACCGACGAGATGGGGTGGGGGACCGCGGCGGACGGGTAGCCGGGCGCCCCGACGGTCGGGGCGAAGCGGGCCGCCACGGCCACGAACGGCTCGGTGACCACGAGCGCGGTGGGCACGCCCCGGCTCTCGAGCAACACTGCGTCGTGCAGACTGCACGCCGTGCAGGCGCCTCAATCGCCGACGCCGGAGATCACCAAGTGCGAACGCGCCGCCAGCATGTCGGCGACGTCGGCGTCGATCGGCTTGCCGGCGGCCGGCTTGGAGTACA
Protein-coding regions in this window:
- a CDS encoding VOC family protein — its product is MVDLTAPFHVGVAVSNLTEAMEFYSAGTGLTWHSPQSLDVEHLVEGRVVETSVRFTYSVQGPVQVELVEGPIGSFWDPGTDAGTYHMGYWTEDLRGDLGTLTGAGWTVRFTGAGPDGGPAGFAYLIGPDRQQIELVDVIVKAAFDNWYADGDFTL
- a CDS encoding LLM class flavin-dependent oxidoreductase, with the translated sequence MRFGLHLPQLGRSAGLDHIVRIARQAEELGFDDVWVADHVAVPTALAGMPSFFPEPVPLLSAAAAHTNRVGLGTSVLVPAYRNPMQFAKQWATLDWLSGGRTILGVGAGWLDEEFEACGVPMRQRGQRLDDYIGGWRAAWGGAEEYASEHFSFRDVRVKPAPAGQVPIWIGGSSPGALRRAARCEGWMGTWAPLEVFTERLSELRAHEQGAAGGRPTVASIHMEVRIGSPLDGGGRWSEVGDGYGDRPVATGSIPELAELLAGYIEAGLQHVLFVPLARSETEWAAHVEALVELKSLLGAGDDSDACEPRR